The proteins below come from a single Cinclus cinclus chromosome 23, bCinCin1.1, whole genome shotgun sequence genomic window:
- the CEP104 gene encoding centrosomal protein of 104 kDa, with amino-acid sequence MPHKIGFTVVSSSGHEDGFSARELMVHAPTVNGWRSPRLCQYPQEIILQLVERCRIRKLQLLAHQYMIASKIEFYISESLPEYFAPYQSERFQRLGYVPLSDNEKTDFRARELKSVYMDAVGQYLKLIFHKNYANKYNLYGQVALVAVNIIGEPADYGNDSLSSPSRDKLIDHYLGIKLDDPALDGTYLGKRDSISPLDDLAFDMYQDPEVAQIIRRLDEKKREAVRLECYDHAKKLKQAIADLQKVGERLGRYEVEKRYAVEKEDYDLAKKKKEQMDEYRLKVYQQLDLHDLLDAQLLIQKPPELPLRSVSGTESPQSSPPEPTDPPQEEPWRAEPVLEEQLVDPASSEPVVPYQSLLSPRTQPTTSKEAFSKENVEFLPYDERPLPAICKQVDEAVAYLEPEVTEEDMGDTPRTGNTGEPKPLTEKALREASPVVEVFGETLVSGAYSRTWSCREDALLTVYKKLMEISVDTPKEDLRNMLRAAVFLVRRAIKDTVSSVFQASLKLLKMVITQYIPKHKLGKLETSHCVEKTLPDLLSRTGDSSSRLRLLASTFIREMALCPEVKPLQIIPVHLVKTLKPNSPTHLAMSHVELVESLLGAMGTENSGFTINNVMKFATGALEHRAHEVREVVLRIIFAMYREHRAAVLEYLPTDDAGARKTVRYKTLFEGFAKIDGKSSETELRAQRKAATEAEKQTEEEMKVLKDRPAALKLELQAEVEAEEEKESDFEKAKNQGYQVYESPQSTAAKIQEELSSVANYLDNLCIFCGERSESFTEEGLDLHYWKHCPMLTRCEHCKQMLEIASLTEHLLTDCDQRDSFGKCPRCREAVPRDELPKHIKSRICNPAKPENVANHCPLCHENFPPGEEAWRSHLMDKDGCKMNQRRTSPMSKTIVVHPAKVGGHYLRKPGPSGAKFQPPSVGSKIRTRGGPNKSTGKTYSKR; translated from the exons GCTCTGTCAGTACCCCCAGGAAATCATCCTGCAGTTGGTGGAGAGGTGTCGGATCCGAAAGCTGCAGCTGCTCGCTCACCAGTACATGATTGCAAGCAAAATTGAGTTCTACATCAGTGAAAGTCTGCCTGAGTACTTTGCTCCATATCAGTCAGAGAGGTTTCAGAGACTTGG ttaTGTCCCTCTCTCAGACAATGAGAAGACTGATTTCAGAGCTCGAGAGTTGAAATCTGTATACATGGATGCAGTTGGCCAGTACCTGAAGCTGATTTTCCATAAAAATTATGCCAATAAATACAACTTGTATGGACAG GTTGCCCTGGTGGCTGTGAACATTATTGGGGAACCAGCAGACTATGGCAATGACAGCTTGAGCAGT CCTTCCAGAGATAAGCTGATAGATCACTACTTGGGAATTAAATTGGATGACCCTGCCTTAGATGGAACTTACCTTGG GAAACGGGACTCCATTTCACCTCTGGATGATTTGGCGTTTGACATGTACCAGGACCCAGAAGTGGCTCAGATAATCCGGAGGCTGGATGAGAAGAAGAGGGAAGCTGTGCGTCTCGAGTGCTACGACCATGCCAAGAAGCTCAAACAGGCCATTGCAGATTTGCAGAAG GTGGGTGAGCGACTCGGCCGGTACGAGGTAGAGAAGCGTTATGCGGTAGAGAAGGAGGATTATGACCTTGCCAAGAAAAAGAAGGAGCAGATGGATGAGTACAGGCTGAAGGTGTACCAGCAACTGGACCTGCATGACCTCCTGGATGCACAGCTGCTG ATCCAAAAGCCACCCGAATTGCCTTTGAGATCTGTGAGTGGCACTGAGAGTCCCCAGAGCTCCCCTCCTGAGCCCACAGACCCACCCCAAGAGGAGCCCTGGAGGgcagagcctgtgctggaggagcagtTGGTGGATCCTGCTTCTTCTGAGCCTGTTGTTCCCTACCAGTCCCTTCTTTCTCCTCGGACTCAGCCCACAACCTCCAAGGAAgcattttccaaggaaaat GTTGAATTTTTACCTTATGATGAGAGACCTCTCCCAGCCATCTGCAAGCAGGTGGATGAAGCTGTTGCCTACCTTGAGCCAGAGGTGACTGAAGAGGACATGGGTGATACTCCAAGGACTGGCAATACTGGGGAGCCCAAACCACTCACGGAGAAGGCACTGAGGGAAGCCAGCCCTGTTGTGGAAGTTTTTGGAGAGACTTTG GTTTCAGGAGCATATTCCAGAACGTGGTCGTGTCGAGAAGACGCTTTACTCACTGTGTACAAGAAGCTGATGGAAATATCTGTGGACACTCCAAAGGAGGATTTAAGGAACATGCTGAGGGCTGCTGTTTTCCTTGTCAGGAGGGCCATCAAAGACACTGTATCTTCA GTTTTTCAGGCTTCCCTGAAACTTCTAAAAATGGTCATTACCCAATATATACCAAAACACAAACTAGGGAAGCTAGAAACTTCACATTGTGTGGAAAAAACCCTGCCAGATTTGCTTTCTAGAACAGGAGACTCTTCATCCCGTCTTCGTCTTCTGGCTTCAACCTTTATCCGG GAAATGGCATTATGCCCTGAAGTAAAGCCTCTCCAGATTATCCCAGTCCACCTGGTTAAAACATTAAAACCAAACTCCCCAACACACCTGGCAATGAGTCACGTGGAATTGGTGGAATCTCTCTTGGGAGCCATGGGGACTGAAAACTCTGGGTTTACCATCAACAATGTCATGAAG TTTGCCACGGGAGCTCTGGAGCACAGGGCTCATGAAGTGCGAGAGGTGGTGCTGCGGATCATCTTTGCCATGTacagggagcacagggcagctgtgctggaaTATCTCCCAACCGACGACGCCGGCGCCCGCAAGACCGTGCGCTACAAAACGCTCTTTGAGGGATTTGCCAAAATCGATGGGAAATCTTCTGAAACTGAGCTGAGG gcacagagaaaagcagcaacagaagCCGAGAAACAGACAGAGGAAGAAATGAAAGTTCTAAAAGATCGCCCAGCAGCTCTAAAGTTAGAGTTACAAGCAGAAGTTGAAGCTGAAGAG GAGAAAGAATCTGATTTTgagaaggcaaagaatcaag GTTACCAGGTATACGAAAGCCCCCAGTCCACAGCAGCAAAGATTCAGGAGGAACTTTCCTCTGTTGCAAATTACCTGGATAA cttgtGTATTTTTTGTGGTGAAAGGAGCGAGTCCTTCACTGAGGAAGGGTTGGATCTGCATTACTGGAAGCATTGCCCCATGTTAACCCGATGTGAGCACTGCAAACAG ATGCTGGAGATTGCCAGCCTGACAGAGCACCTGCTGACTGACTGTGACCAAAGGGACAGCTTTGGGAAGTGCCCACGGTGCAGagaggctgtgcccagggatgAGCTGCCCAAACACATAAAGAGCAGGATTTGCAATC CTGCCAAACCAGAAAACGTGGCAAACCACTGCCCTTTGTGCCATGAGAACTTTCCCCCTGGAGAAGAG GCCTGGAGATCTCACCTGATGGACAAAGATGGCTGTAAAATGAACCAGCGGAGGACATCCCCCATGAGCAAAACCATTGTGGTGCATCCTG ccAAAGTAGGTGGCCACTATTTAAGGAAGCCAGGTCCTTCAGGAGCAAAGTTTCAACCTCCTTCAGTAGGAAGCAAGATCAGAACCCGAGGGGGCCCAAATAAAAGCACTGGCAAAACATACTCAAAGCGATGA
- the LRRC47 gene encoding leucine-rich repeat-containing protein 47, translating to MAAAGPWPELEAALRERRRELSLAGAAVAERVAAGGGRLPEALLALPLLQSLELSGCAALRELGPGVAAALPALHTLVLSRNALGPAGLGAGLGGPLPALRLLDLSGNGLEALPAALGGAGDDAEDAAPAFPQLRGLNLSANRLRELGPGLARAAPQLQELLLSGNRLRALPGGLLPPAGLPAPFPLLSRLDAADNEVAELGADIAALPALKSLDVANNQLRELPAALADCPRLKEANFRGNQLRDKRLEKMVNGCQTKAILEYLRAGGRGKGKAESAREEVRKKKREKQQKKDSGDGEPDDVEEVSKLLVKVLHVSENPTPLVVKVSPGVKDVRAFIVCCVLKGVNLKPGNALKRFLTMQTKLHEDICEKRTVATIATHDFQLVKAPLKYDVQPPDELKIMPLGRKEIKAKDLLRQLQLEAEEQRKQKKRQNVSGLHKYLQLLDGKDNYPCLVDAEGAVISFPPITNSEKTKIRKETRDLFLEVTSDTSLQICKDVMDTLILKIAELNRSTLENKEGSGSDMELDAHCGPGNLNLPLVVEQVRVVDTDGNLKVLYPSKTDLATVSSLLTVIR from the exons ATGGCGGCGGCCGGGCCGTGGCCGGAGCTGGAGGCGGCGttgcgggagcggcggcgggagctgtCGCTGGCGGGCGCGGCCGTGGCCGAGCGGGTGGCGGCGGGCGGAGGGCGGCTGCCGGAGGCGCTGCTGGCGCTGCCGCTGCTGCAGTCGCTGGAGCTGAGCGGCTGCGCGGCGCTCCGGGAGCTCGGCCCGGGCGTggcggccgcgctgcccgcGCTCCACACGCTGGTGCTGAGCCGCAACGCGCTGGGCCCGGCCGGGCTGGGCGCGGGGCTGGGCGGGCCCCTGCCCGCGCTCCGCTTGCTCGACCTGTCCGGGAACGGGCTGGAAGCGCTGCCCGCAGCGCTCGGCGGCGCGGGGGACGACGCGGAGGACGCGGCCCCGGCCTTCCCGCAGCTGCGCGGCCTCAACCTGAGCGCGAACCGGCTGCGGGAGCTGGGCCCGGGGCTCGCCCGCGCCGCTccgcagctgcaggagctgctgctgtccgGGAACCGGCTGCGGGCGCTGCCCGGCGGGCTCCTGCCCCCGGCCGGGCTCCCCGCGCCCTTCCCGCTGCTCAGCCGGCTGGACGCGGCCGACAACGAGGTGGCCGAGCTGGGCGCGGACATCGCGGCGCTGCCGGCGCTCAAG AGCCTGGACGTGGCCAACAACCAGCTGCGGGAGCTGCCCGCCGCGCTGGCCGACTGCCCCCGCCTGAAGGAGGCCAACTTCAGGGGCAACCAGCTGAGGGACAAGCGGCTGGAGAAGATGGTCAATGGGTGCCAGACGAAGGCTATTCTGGAATACCTACGGGCCGGGGGCCGTGGGAAGGGCAAGGCCGAGAGTGCCAGAGAGGAGgtcaggaagaagaagagggagaagcagcagaagaaggaCAGCGGGGATGGGGAGCCGGATGATGTGGAAGAGGTGAGCAAGCTGCTGGTGAAGGTTCTGCACGTCTCTGAGAATCCAACGCCTTTGGTGGTCAAAGTGAGCCCCGGTGTCAAGGATGTTCGAGCCTTCATCGTGTGCTGTGTGCTGAAAGGAGTGAACTTAAAGCCGGGAAATGCTCTCAAGAGGTTCCTGACCATGCAG ACCAAGCTGCACGAGGACATCTGTGAGAAGCGCACAGTGGCCACCATTGCCACCCACGACTTTCAGCTGGTCAAAGCTCCTCTGAAATACGATGTTCAGCCTCCTGATGAGCTCAAG ATCATGCCCCTGGGTCGGAAGGAGATCAAGGCAAAGGATCTTCTCcgccagctgcagctggaggctgaggaGCAGCGGAAGCAGAAGAAGCGTCAGAACGTCTCTGGGCTGCACAA gtacctgcagctgctggatggCAAAGACAACTACCCGTGCCTGGTGGATGCTGAAGGTGCTGTGATTTCCTTCCCACCAATAACCAATAGTGAGAAAACAAAG ATTAGAAAAGAGACACGGGACCTGTTTCTGGAAGTGACGAGTGATACCAGTTTACAGATCTGCAAAGATGTGATGGACACCCTTATCCTG AAAATTGCAGAGCTGAACAGATCTACCTTGGAGAACAAGGAAGGCTCTGGTTCAGATATGGAATTGGATGCTCACTGTGGACCAGGGAATTTGAACCTGCCCTTGGTGGTGGAGCAGGTGCGCGTGGTGGACACAGATGGGAACTTGAAAGTACTTTACCCTTCAAAAACTGACCTGGCCACAGTTTCCTCTCTGCTGACTGTGATCCGTTAG
- the CCDC27 gene encoding coiled-coil domain-containing protein 27, with translation MEGESQGPALTETMGQLRQELRKAKDDHNMAIGAISSLQRQMEVQESELRRIRSEKDLLQKQLREREVQLQAVFDKFCSLTEEQRQEEITVMMKEENLNLQQVVTAQESQLAEQNKLISELQETISQLRAEVVTTRLQLLKHKQAQKEMQSQAEALQHKELQTRVALEHISSKFERYRNKIIQGVFSVEGSREPVAELTDNEVLEAMQKIINERMEFQRKLKNKGSKVSVHSSDSCVASPATARKRNSSKIEKL, from the exons ATGGAAGGCGAATCGCAGGGACCAGCGCTCACCGAAACCATGGGACAGCTCCGGCAGGAGCTGCGGAAAGCCAAGGATGACCACAACATGGCCATAG GTGCCATCTCTTCTTTGCAAAGACAGATGGAGGTCCAAGAATCTGAGCTGCGGAGAATCAGATCTGAAAAGGATTTGCTCCAGAAGCAGCTCAGAGAGCGAGAAGTCCAACTGCAAGCTGTGTTTGACAAG TTTTGCAGCCTGACAGAAGAACAAAGGCAGGAAGAAATTACAGTGATGATGAAGGAGGAGAACCTCAACCTTCAACAG GTTGTTACAGCACAGGAATCCCAGCTGGCTGAGCAGAACAAGCTCATCAGTGAGTTACAGGAGACAATCAGCCAGCTGCGGGCCGAGGTTGTGACCACCCGCCTCCAACTCCTGAAGCACAAACAGGCCCAGAAGGAGATGCAGAGCCAGGCTGAGGCACTGCAGcacaaggagctgcaaaccagaGTGGCACTGGAACACATCAGCAGCAAG TTTGAAAGGTATCGAAACAAAATAATCCAGGGTGTGTTCAGTGTGGAGGGCAGCCGGGAACCTGTGGCTGAGCTCACGGACAACGAGGTGCTGGAGGCAATGCAG aaaatcaTTAACGAGCGGATGGAGTTCCAGAGGAAGCTGAAGAACAAGGGTAGCAAGGTGTCAGtgcacagcagtgacagctgcgTGGCATCACCTGccacagcaaggaaaaggaatTCCTCCAAGATAGAAAAGCTCTAA
- the LOC134052779 gene encoding myo-inositol 2-dehydrogenase-like — protein sequence MGRRRKTLHDYAAEFSELSVRREPAGPSPAGSVETLFCIPCQLPLRVRRDRILEHLSSGRHCRNRRLLRQLGLRSPGLRSAGPDSSLSLPLPLDVPSLLSHPSFLITTGSSTGYSMVPSPLSYHKLLLPHHPIPAAHRDDPTPSTSQPSPLATGIAPLGQSGPAPDASSSPTPSSSHRGSSVSLVLFGTGLVSKALLQSLREETGCCLLYVVEDQPEELERAFGSEVPAGTKVLQQQDAAIALSDPRVSGAIICSPPAEAPEMVRGALRAGKGVFCEGLPSLDRQTAETCFDEADRSGRPLVCGFYKRFDPALQFLYKKVRDSQALGRIHRISTISSLYPAASLSLLKASGGIFYNAAVHDIDIITLLLGESVPDTIFSLGHAFCADMGFLGDVDTVAISMKFPGGAIVTLDVSQHCTRSCDQRLEVHGSQGTLRVDNQNPLGITEHGTSVSICPQTQAERYRDAYRELLRHFLRTLTGQELPVVTKEQFLWTIQVAAAAEQSWRNGSAVDLHSSATDPAGAKTELV from the exons ATGGGGCGGAGGAGGAAGACGCTGCACGACTACGCGGCCGAGTTCTCGGAGCTGTCGGTGCGGCGGGAGCCGGCGGGGCCGAGCCCGGCGGGCTCCGTGGAGACGCTGTTCTGCATCCCGTGCCAGCTGCCCCTGAGGGTGCGCCGAGACCGCATCTTGGAGCACCTCAGCTCGGGCCGCCACTGCCGCAACCGCCGCCTGCTCCGGCAGCTGGGGCTGCGCTCCCCGGGGCTCCG ctctgcaggtcctgactccagcctgagcctgcccctGCCACTCGACgtgccttccctgctctcccatcCCTCCTTCCTCATCACCACTGGATCCAGCACCGGCTACAGCATGGTCCCCTCTCCACTATCCTACCacaagctgctgcttccccaccACCCCATCCCCGCTGCTCACAGGGATGACCCAACGCCCTCCACTAGCCAGCCCTCACCGCTGGCCACCGGGATTGCACCTCTTGGCCAAAGTGGGCCTGCACCTGATGCCTCCAGCAGCCCGACACCCTCCTCATCTCACCGTGGCAGCAGCGTCAGCCTCGTGCTCTTCGGCACAGGGCTTGTGAGCAAAGCCTTGTTGCAAAGCCTGCGGGAGGAAACGGGTTGCTGCCTGCTGTACGTGGTGGAGGATcagccagaggagctggagcgTGCCTTTGGCAGCGAGGTCCCGGCTGGCACcaaggtgctgcagcagcaggatgctgcCATTGCACTCAGCGATCCACG AGTCTCTGGAGCCATTATTTGTTCCCCACCTGCTGAAGCCCCAGAGATGGTAAGAGGTGCCTTACGTGCAG GTAAAGGTGTGTTCTGTGAGGGGCTGCCCAGcttggacagacagacagcagaGACCTGTTTTGATGAGGCCGACCGGTCTGGGAGGCCACTCGTGTGTGGGTTCTACAA GCGCTTTGACCCAGCCCTGCAGTTCTTGTACAAGAAGGTGCGGGACAGCCAGGCCCTGGGCAGGATCCATCGGATATCAACCATCAGCAGCCTCTATCCAGCAGCCTCTCTGAGCCTGCTGAAAGCCTCAG GTGGAATTTTTTACAATGCTGCTGTGCATGACATAGATATTATCACTTTGTTGTTGGGAGAGAGTGTGCCAGATACAATATTTTCCCTGGGCCATGCCTTCTGTGCAG ACATGGGCTTCCTGGGGGACGTGGACACGGTCGCCATCAGCATGAAGTTCCCTGGTGGGGCCATTGTCACTCTGGATGTCAGCCAGCACTGCACCAGGAGCTGTGACCAGCGGCTGGAG GTTCATGGGTCTCAAGGGACATTAAGGGTGGATAACCAGAACCCCCTGGGCATCACAGAGCACGGGACTtctgtgtccatctgtcccCAGACCCAAGCTGAACGCTACAGAGATGCATACAGAGAGCTCCTCCGGCACTTCCTGAGAACCCTGACAG GCCAGGAGCTTCCCGTGGTCACCAAGGAGCAGTTCCTCTGGACAATCCAGGTcgctgcagcagctgagcagtccTGGAGGAATGGATCTGCTGTAGATTTGCACAGCAGTGCCACGGATCCGGCTGGAGCCAAGACTGAGCTTGTGTGA